One part of the Gadus macrocephalus chromosome 8, ASM3116895v1 genome encodes these proteins:
- the tox4a gene encoding TOX high mobility group box family member 4-A isoform X1 translates to MDLNFYSDLSGSCGQNVDTEFLDTQAYGEYSENKFPGSSDNYLTITGSGHPFLSAEQTFHTPSLGDEVFEIPPISLDPDSALNVGDVVSHFGELSDGSDGVVGQVGSRSLVSNLVVGANDPSFASTFVNSGSQGIEHLNLGVMSQSGAGALLSSSALTTLLQELGNSNGSHFSSSSPMTIDVQLGDIGHGLLGSSQLSTINQSELGLGLSAGNILLQTNSPDQPLSATASPAGSLQDDDMDDFRSVLVDSPMSLSSASSSGPSHMPPRPTLLASAPIRRGGGKPATLASVTALAAAAAAGKRGRKKKDPNEPQKPVSAYALFFRDTQAAIKGQNPNASFGEVSKIVASMWDSLAEEQKQVYKRKTEMAKKEYLHAMAAYRANQMSQPSSEVMETSPSPPPPAPPPAPPVVAMVPAARLAPSGPLEENTITNICASNIILDVPEVTTRSRTGANKPTLPPLGSVTMTTSSLVPPGVTKIIISRQMLPAGGQVVTVLPSGVRTLQPVATYSAAARLPPPLQQMQQMQHGPPRLQQMAPAPPPLQMASKPREAGVASAMSAAGAAVPPPPLQIKIVPASVQGGKGGPVIVTTAAAAVLSASALSTAVSGPSLALQVVNSAHLDGHADEEVVAEVFSSEETDMEVGDALEGHSMCVRAGCTNPAVDSTDWDREYCSNECVADHCRDIFMAWCSIRSHHMGTVK, encoded by the exons ATGGATCTGAATTTTTACTCTGATCTGTCGGGTAGCTGTGGGCAGAATGTCGACACGGAGTTCTTAGACACTCAGGCATATGGGGAATACTCAGAGAATAAG TTTCCAGGCAGCAGTGACAATTACCTGACCATCACCGGATCAGGGCACCCTTTTCTGTCTGCAGAG CAGACATTTCATACCCCAAGCCTAGGCGATGAGGTATTCGAGATCCCTCCGATTTCCTTGGACCCGGATTCAGCCCTCAACGTCGGCGATGTAGTGTCCCACTTTGGGGAGCTTTCAGATGGCTCGGACGGTGTGGTTGGACAGGTTGGCTCCAGAAGCCTTGTTAGCAACCTGGTGGTCGGAGCCAACGATCCGTCGTTCGCCTCCACCTTCGTCAACAGCGGCTCCCAGGGCATCGAACATCTGAACCTGGGGGTGATGAGCCAGAGCGGAGCTGGAGCTCTGCTTAGCTCTTCGGCTCTG ACCACTCTTCTACAGGAACTGGGGAATTCGAACGGATCCCACTTCAGCAGCTCCTCGCCCATGACCATCGACGTGCAGCTCGGGGACATCGGCCACGGCCTCCTGGGCAGCAGCCAGCTGTCCACCATCAACCAGTCTGAGCTGGGGCTGGGCCTCAGTGCGGGCAACATCCTGCTGCAGACCAACTCTCCTGATCAGCCGCTGTCAGCCACCGCGTCCCCCGCCGGCTCCCTGCAGGACGACGACATGGACGACTTCCGG AGTGTCCTGGTCGACTCCCCCATgtccctctcctctgcctcctcctctggtccctCCCATatgcccccccgccccaccctgcTGGCCTCGGCCCCCAtccggagaggggggggcaagCCGGCCACACTGGCCTCGGTGACGGCCCtggcggcggctgctgcggcCGGCAAGAGGGGCCGGAAGAAGAAGGACCCCAACGAGCCCCAGAAGCCTGTGTCGGCGTACGCGCTCTTCTTCAGGGACACGCAGGCCGCCATCAAGGGCCAGAACCCCAATGCCTCGTTCGGAGAGGTGTCCAAGATCGTGGCCTCCATGTGGGACAGCCTGGCCGAGGAGCAGAAGCAG GtgtataaaagaaaaacagaaatggCTAAGAAGGAGTATCTCCATGCAATGGCAGCATACAGAGCCAACCAGATGTCCCAG CCCTCCAGCGAGGTGATGGagaccagcccctcccccccgccccctgctcccccccccgctccccccgtGGTCGCCATGGTGCCGGCCGCCCGCCTGGCCCCCAGCGGGCCCCTGGAGGAGAACACCATCACCAACATCTGCGCCTCCAACATCATCCTGGACGTGCCCGAGGTCACCACGCGCTCCCGCACCGGCGCCAACAAGCCCACGCTGCCGCCGCTGGGCAGCGTCACCATGACGACCTCCTCCTTAGTGCCCCCCGGCGTCACCAAGATCATCATCTCGCGGCAGATGCTGCCGGCGGGCGGGCAGGTGGTGACGGTGCTGCCCAGCGGCGTGCGCACGCTGCAGCCCGTGGCCACGTACAGCGCCGCCGCCCgcctgccgccgccgctgcaGCAGATGCAGCAGATGCAGCACGGCCCGCCGCGCCTCCAGCAGATGGCGCCGGCACCGCCGCCGCTGCAGATGGCGTCCAAGCCCCGCGAGGCCGGTGTGGCCTCGGCCATGTCGGCTGCCGGCGCCGCCgtgcccccgcccccgctgcAGATCAAGATCGTCCCCGCCTCCGTCCAGGGCGGGAAGGGCGGGCCCGTCATCGTcaccacggcggcggcggcggtcctGTCGGCCAGCGCCCTGTCCACCGCCGTGTCCGGGCCCAGCCTGGCGCTGCAGGTGGTCAACTCGGCCCACCTGGACGGCCACGCGGACGAGGAGGTGGTGGCCGAGGTGTTCTCGTCGGAGGAG ACGGACATGGAGGTGGGGGATGCCCTGGAGGGCCACAGCATGTGCGTCCGGGCGGGCTGCACCAACCCTGCGGTGGACAGCACCGACTGGGACCGGGAGTACTGCAGCAATGAGTGCGTCGCCGACCACTGCAG GGATATCTTCATGGCTTGGTGCTCCATCCGCAGTCACCACATGGGCACGGTGAAATAA